The Burkholderia pyrrocinia genome has a segment encoding these proteins:
- a CDS encoding DUF3460 family protein, whose protein sequence is MPYQSDVTQFLNQLKQQKPTLEEEQRKGRSLLWDKQPIDLEERDEQQESGVKQTSYVYYQNF, encoded by the coding sequence ATGCCGTACCAGTCCGACGTCACGCAGTTCCTGAACCAGCTCAAGCAACAGAAGCCGACGCTCGAGGAAGAGCAGCGCAAAGGCCGTTCGCTGCTGTGGGACAAGCAGCCGATCGACCTCGAAGAGCGCGACGAGCAGCAGGAATCGGGCGTGAAGCAAACGTCGTACGTCTACTACCAGAACTTCTGA
- a CDS encoding DoxX family protein: MTPNRLNDFAATLLRVALGVLYLAHVAQKVFVFTLPGAAQFFASIGLPGWLAYLTTFVELAGGLALLAGFRVRVAALALLPFMLGATAAHLPNGWSFSSPNGGWEYPAFWAVTLAVQALLGGGAFAIGAREAAVQRA; this comes from the coding sequence ATGACCCCCAATCGCCTGAACGATTTCGCCGCGACGCTGCTGCGCGTCGCGCTCGGCGTGCTGTACCTCGCGCACGTCGCGCAGAAGGTGTTCGTCTTCACGTTGCCCGGCGCCGCGCAGTTCTTCGCGTCGATCGGCCTGCCGGGCTGGCTCGCGTACCTGACGACGTTCGTCGAACTGGCCGGCGGCCTTGCGCTGCTCGCGGGCTTCCGCGTGCGCGTCGCCGCGCTCGCGCTGCTGCCGTTCATGCTCGGCGCAACGGCCGCGCATCTGCCGAACGGCTGGAGCTTCTCGTCGCCGAACGGCGGCTGGGAATATCCGGCGTTCTGGGCCGTCACGCTTGCCGTGCAGGCACTGCTGGGCGGTGGCGCGTTCGCGATCGGTGCACGGGAGGCCGCGGTTCAGCGCGCATGA
- the cobU gene encoding bifunctional adenosylcobinamide kinase/adenosylcobinamide-phosphate guanylyltransferase yields the protein MIPHDLTFVLGGARSGKSAHAEQLAADSGRPVTYIATATAADAEFAQRIAHHRARRPAAWGFADAPVDLAGTLARLDDPHACLLVDCLTLWLTNLLCPADGEPLDDAQYAAQVERLEHALRGARAKVIIVSNEIGLGVVPLGSVTRRYVDELGRLNQRVAALATRVTLLVAGLPLDLKTGAPSC from the coding sequence ATGATTCCGCACGACCTCACCTTCGTCCTCGGCGGCGCGCGCTCGGGCAAGAGCGCGCATGCCGAGCAGCTCGCGGCCGACAGCGGCCGCCCCGTCACCTACATCGCGACCGCGACCGCCGCGGATGCCGAATTCGCGCAGCGCATCGCGCATCATCGCGCGCGCCGGCCGGCCGCATGGGGGTTCGCCGATGCGCCCGTCGACCTCGCCGGCACGCTCGCGCGGCTCGACGATCCGCACGCATGCCTGCTGGTCGACTGCCTGACGCTGTGGCTCACGAACCTGCTGTGCCCGGCCGACGGCGAACCGCTCGACGATGCGCAGTACGCGGCGCAGGTCGAGCGGCTCGAGCACGCATTGCGCGGCGCGCGCGCGAAGGTGATCATCGTCAGCAACGAGATCGGGCTCGGCGTCGTGCCGCTCGGGTCGGTCACGCGCCGCTACGTCGACGAACTCGGGCGCCTGAACCAGCGCGTCGCCGCGCTCGCGACGCGCGTGACGCTGCTCGTCGCCGGGCTGCCGCTCGACCTCAAGACGGGAGCGCCGTCATGCTGA
- a CDS encoding cobyric acid synthase, with amino-acid sequence MNAPEPRPHGTLMIQGTTSDAGKSTLVAGLCRLARRAGARVAPFKPQNMALNSAVTADGGEIGRAQALQALAAGVAPHTDFNPVLLKPTSDRGAQVIIHGKPRLNLDARAYHDYKPVAFDAVLESYARLRAGYDTVIVEGAGSPAEINLRDGDIANMGFAERVDCPVVLVADIDRGGVFAHLVGTLACLSDSERARVRGFVINRFRGDFKLLEPGLDWLRAQTGKPVFGVLPYLHGLMLDAEDMLPAQARSAAARGDAGVLRVVVPALPRISNHTDFDPLRAHPQVEFTYWKSGPVPDADLLILPGSKSVQRDLAWLRDAGWDALIRRHLRYGGKVIGICGGMQMLGRTLDDPLGLEGAPGSVPGLGLLDFDTTLQPDKTLRNVTGHLALPGGAAVRGYEIHMGDTRGPALAAPALTLAADAAQGGTRPDGAVSADGQILATYVHGLFDAPDACAALLAWAGLDGAERIDYPALREASLERLADTFAEHLDLDALYAEFR; translated from the coding sequence ATGAATGCACCCGAGCCGCGGCCGCACGGCACGCTGATGATCCAGGGCACGACCTCCGACGCGGGCAAGAGCACGCTCGTCGCGGGCCTGTGCCGCCTGGCGCGCCGTGCCGGCGCGCGCGTTGCGCCGTTCAAGCCGCAGAACATGGCGCTCAACAGCGCGGTGACGGCCGACGGCGGCGAGATCGGCCGCGCGCAGGCGCTGCAGGCACTGGCCGCGGGCGTCGCGCCGCATACGGATTTCAACCCCGTGCTGCTGAAGCCGACGAGCGACCGCGGCGCGCAGGTGATCATTCACGGCAAGCCGCGTTTGAACCTCGACGCGCGGGCGTATCACGACTACAAGCCGGTCGCGTTCGACGCGGTGCTCGAGTCGTATGCACGCCTGCGCGCCGGTTACGACACGGTGATCGTCGAGGGCGCCGGCAGCCCGGCCGAGATCAACCTGCGCGACGGCGACATCGCGAACATGGGTTTTGCCGAGCGCGTCGACTGCCCGGTCGTGCTCGTCGCCGACATCGACCGCGGCGGCGTATTCGCGCACCTGGTCGGCACGCTCGCGTGCCTGTCGGACAGCGAGCGCGCACGCGTGCGCGGCTTCGTGATCAACCGCTTCCGCGGCGACTTCAAGCTGCTCGAGCCGGGGCTCGACTGGCTGCGCGCGCAGACCGGCAAGCCTGTGTTCGGCGTGCTGCCGTACCTGCACGGGCTGATGCTCGATGCGGAGGACATGCTGCCCGCGCAGGCGCGCAGCGCCGCGGCACGCGGCGACGCCGGCGTGCTGCGCGTCGTCGTGCCCGCGCTGCCGCGCATCAGCAACCACACCGATTTCGATCCGCTGCGCGCGCATCCGCAGGTCGAGTTCACGTACTGGAAGAGCGGCCCGGTGCCGGATGCCGACCTGCTGATCCTGCCCGGCTCGAAGAGCGTGCAGCGCGACCTCGCATGGCTGCGCGACGCGGGCTGGGACGCGCTGATCCGTCGCCACCTGCGCTACGGCGGCAAGGTGATCGGCATCTGCGGCGGGATGCAGATGCTCGGCCGCACGCTCGACGATCCGCTCGGCCTCGAAGGCGCGCCCGGCAGCGTGCCGGGGCTCGGGCTGCTCGATTTCGACACGACGCTGCAGCCCGACAAGACGCTGAGGAACGTGACCGGACATCTCGCGCTGCCGGGCGGGGCCGCCGTGCGCGGCTACGAGATCCACATGGGCGACACGCGCGGGCCCGCGCTCGCGGCGCCCGCGCTGACGCTGGCAGCCGATGCCGCGCAGGGCGGCACGCGCCCGGACGGCGCGGTTTCCGCCGACGGCCAGATCCTCGCGACCTACGTGCACGGGCTGTTCGACGCGCCCGACGCGTGCGCGGCGCTGCTCGCGTGGGCCGGGCTCGACGGCGCGGAACGCATCGACTATCCGGCGCTGCGCGAGGCATCGCTGGAGCGGCTGGCCGACACATTCGCCGAACATCTCGACCTCGACGCGCTGTACGCCGAGTTTCGTTGA
- the panC gene encoding pantoate--beta-alanine ligase yields the protein MKVISSIHELRDQLRGQNRTAFVPTMGNLHEGHLSLMRLARQHGDPVVASIFVNRLQFGPNEDFDKYPRTLQDDIEKLQKENVYVLFAPTERDMYPEPQEYRVLPPDDLGGILEGEFRPGFFTGVCTVVSKLMACVQPRVAVFGKKDYQQLMIVRRMCHQLALPVDIIAAETVRDEDGLALSSRNRYLSADERREAPELAKTLQRMRESVLGGERDLGKLEQLARTHLAERGWAPDYLSIRRRANLIAPSAAELEAGEPLVVLAAAKLGATRLIDNLEI from the coding sequence ATGAAAGTCATCAGCTCGATCCATGAACTGCGCGACCAGTTGCGCGGACAGAACCGCACGGCGTTCGTGCCGACGATGGGCAACCTGCACGAAGGGCACCTGTCGCTGATGCGCCTTGCGCGCCAGCACGGCGACCCGGTCGTGGCGAGCATCTTCGTCAACCGGCTGCAGTTCGGCCCGAACGAGGATTTCGACAAGTATCCGCGCACGCTGCAGGACGATATCGAGAAGCTGCAGAAGGAAAACGTCTACGTGCTGTTCGCGCCGACCGAGCGCGACATGTACCCGGAACCGCAGGAATACCGCGTGCTTCCGCCGGACGATCTCGGCGGGATCCTCGAAGGTGAATTCCGGCCCGGTTTCTTCACCGGCGTGTGCACGGTCGTGTCGAAGCTGATGGCCTGCGTGCAGCCGCGCGTCGCCGTGTTCGGCAAGAAGGACTACCAGCAGCTGATGATCGTGCGCCGCATGTGCCATCAGCTCGCGCTGCCGGTCGACATCATCGCCGCCGAAACCGTGCGCGACGAGGACGGCCTCGCGCTGTCGTCGCGCAACCGCTACCTGTCGGCCGACGAGCGCCGGGAAGCGCCCGAACTCGCGAAGACGCTGCAGCGCATGCGCGAAAGCGTACTCGGCGGCGAGCGCGACCTCGGCAAGCTCGAGCAACTGGCGCGCACGCACCTGGCCGAGCGCGGCTGGGCGCCCGACTACCTGTCGATCCGCCGCCGCGCGAACCTGATCGCGCCGAGTGCCGCCGAACTCGAAGCCGGCGAGCCGCTCGTCGTGCTCGCGGCCGCGAAGCTCGGCGCGACGCGCCTCATCGACAACCTGGAAATCTGA
- a CDS encoding autotransporter assembly complex protein TamA, with translation MAGQSNQQALTAHDAGPRAARNLAGTAARAARAALAGCIAAFFALPAHAKYDVDIDAPRSVRKLLKSHLDIARFAKRDDISEDQFEFLVTATPQQVRDLTATAGYFSPVVRTDVRTRSGKRDVRIAVDPGPQTVVSTVDLTFKGPVDTEDPKQEAATRFAFSMKPGDPFTQSDWDGAKGAALRQLQSRRYLGAKIVSSEARIDPRTQRATLAVTFDSGPTFTIGKVDVDGVRRYPEKIVTNVNPLSEGEIYDVQRITELQRQLQNTPYYASVAIDVGDDTAKPERTPVHVKVSEFPYNNIRGGVGFATDTGPHVQGSYTYLDTFGAAWPLTVSGRLDQIQQYGQVQLSMPPGEKGWTNSVLASYTNTNVSDTRIYSARVGVQRTRTGQFIDYAYSLTYYQDRLDQNGAGPTTSRALVPQWAWTRRNVDDPLFPRSGNLIHAEAGFAVKGVATDQTFIRGYARGQQYLPVGKRDLFVFRAELGGVFTSGSSTGVPASLLFRAGGSNSVRGYGYQSIGNSVDGSVLPTKYLMTGTAEYQHWFNRDWGAATFFDIGTATDAWGEKVFYPGVGIGARWRSPVGPINVDVAYGLRNHSVRPYLTLGIAF, from the coding sequence TTGGCGGGGCAGTCGAACCAGCAAGCACTCACGGCGCATGACGCAGGCCCGCGCGCGGCACGCAATCTCGCCGGCACCGCGGCCCGCGCCGCACGGGCGGCCCTCGCGGGTTGCATCGCCGCGTTCTTCGCGCTGCCGGCCCACGCGAAGTACGACGTCGACATCGACGCGCCGCGCTCGGTCCGCAAGCTGCTCAAGTCGCATCTCGATATTGCACGCTTCGCGAAGCGCGACGACATCAGCGAAGACCAGTTCGAGTTCCTCGTGACCGCCACGCCGCAGCAGGTGCGCGACCTGACCGCGACGGCCGGTTATTTCTCGCCGGTCGTGCGCACCGACGTGCGCACGCGCAGCGGCAAGCGCGACGTGCGCATCGCGGTCGATCCGGGGCCGCAGACCGTCGTGTCGACGGTCGACCTGACGTTCAAGGGCCCCGTCGACACCGAGGATCCGAAGCAGGAGGCCGCGACCCGTTTCGCGTTCTCGATGAAACCGGGCGACCCGTTCACGCAGTCCGACTGGGACGGCGCGAAGGGCGCGGCGCTCAGGCAACTGCAGTCGCGCCGCTATCTCGGCGCGAAGATCGTGTCGTCCGAGGCGCGCATCGACCCGCGCACGCAGCGCGCGACGCTCGCGGTCACGTTCGACAGCGGGCCGACGTTCACGATCGGCAAGGTCGATGTCGACGGCGTGCGTCGTTATCCCGAGAAGATCGTCACGAACGTCAATCCGCTGTCGGAAGGCGAGATCTACGACGTGCAGCGGATCACCGAACTGCAGCGGCAGTTGCAGAACACGCCGTACTACGCGAGCGTCGCGATCGACGTCGGCGACGATACGGCGAAGCCCGAGCGCACGCCCGTGCACGTGAAGGTCAGCGAGTTCCCGTACAACAACATCCGCGGCGGTGTCGGTTTCGCAACCGATACCGGGCCGCACGTGCAGGGCTCCTATACGTATCTCGACACGTTCGGCGCCGCGTGGCCGCTGACCGTGTCGGGCCGGCTCGACCAGATCCAGCAGTACGGGCAGGTCCAGCTGTCGATGCCGCCGGGCGAGAAAGGATGGACCAACAGCGTGCTCGCGTCCTATACGAATACCAACGTGTCGGACACGCGCATCTACAGCGCGCGGGTCGGCGTGCAGCGCACGCGCACCGGCCAGTTCATCGACTATGCGTATTCGCTGACGTACTACCAGGACCGGCTCGACCAGAACGGCGCGGGGCCGACCACGAGCCGCGCGCTCGTGCCGCAATGGGCCTGGACGCGCCGCAATGTCGACGATCCGCTGTTTCCGCGCTCGGGCAACCTGATCCACGCGGAGGCCGGCTTCGCAGTCAAGGGCGTGGCGACCGACCAGACCTTCATCCGCGGTTACGCGCGCGGCCAGCAATACCTGCCGGTCGGCAAGCGCGACCTGTTCGTGTTCCGCGCGGAGCTGGGCGGCGTGTTCACGAGCGGCAGCTCGACCGGCGTGCCGGCGTCGCTGCTGTTCCGCGCGGGCGGCTCGAACTCGGTGCGCGGTTACGGTTACCAGAGCATCGGCAACAGCGTCGACGGCTCCGTTTTGCCGACCAAGTACCTGATGACGGGCACCGCCGAATACCAGCACTGGTTCAACCGCGACTGGGGCGCCGCGACGTTCTTCGACATCGGCACCGCGACCGACGCGTGGGGCGAGAAGGTGTTTTATCCGGGCGTCGGCATCGGTGCGCGCTGGCGCAGCCCGGTCGGCCCGATCAACGTCGACGTCGCGTACGGGTTGCGCAACCACAGCGTGCGCCCGTACCTGACGCTCGGCATCGCTTTCTGA
- a CDS encoding ParA family protein encodes MTVIVVANPKGGVGKSTLSTNLAGYFAAQGAWVALADLDRQQSAHAWLDLRPAGLPAIEAWDLDPDAPSKPPRGLEYAVIDTPAGLHGNRLGVALQLADKVIVPLQPSMFDILATQQFLERLAGEKAMRKGNVEVGIVGMRVDARTRSSDQLHRFVEGLGLPVLGYVRDTQNYVQIAAHGLTLWDVAKSRVDKDLEQWRPIVEWAERRVPKAEKTEKVAKAS; translated from the coding sequence ATGACGGTGATCGTGGTGGCGAATCCGAAGGGCGGCGTGGGGAAGAGCACGTTGTCCACCAATCTTGCCGGCTATTTCGCGGCGCAGGGCGCGTGGGTCGCGCTCGCCGACCTGGACCGGCAGCAGTCCGCGCACGCGTGGCTCGACCTGCGGCCGGCTGGCTTGCCGGCAATCGAGGCGTGGGATCTCGATCCGGACGCGCCGTCGAAGCCGCCGCGCGGCCTCGAATATGCGGTGATCGATACGCCGGCCGGCCTGCACGGCAACCGGCTCGGCGTCGCGCTGCAACTGGCCGACAAGGTGATCGTGCCGCTGCAGCCGTCGATGTTCGATATTCTCGCGACCCAGCAGTTTCTGGAGCGCCTCGCCGGCGAGAAGGCCATGCGCAAGGGCAACGTCGAGGTCGGGATCGTCGGGATGCGGGTCGATGCGCGCACGCGCTCGTCCGACCAGCTGCACCGCTTCGTCGAAGGGCTCGGCCTGCCGGTGCTCGGCTACGTGCGCGACACGCAGAATTACGTGCAGATCGCCGCGCACGGCCTCACGCTGTGGGACGTCGCGAAGAGCCGGGTCGACAAGGATCTCGAACAGTGGCGGCCGATCGTCGAATGGGCCGAGCGCCGCGTGCCGAAGGCCGAGAAGACGGAGAAGGTCGCCAAGGCGTCCTGA
- a CDS encoding segregation and condensation protein A encodes MSAADEASAARQDDAIAAPAGADSTPDTVDGVAAFARLYGEPLFKLPQDLYIPPDALEIFLETFEGPLDLLLYLIRKQNFNVLDIPMAQVTAQYLGYVDQIRTSNLELAAEYLLMAAMLIEIKSRMLLPVKKADTGDEAEDPRAELVRRLLEYEQMKLAAQRLDRLPQLGRDFLRADVYIEQSITPRFPDVNSDDLRAAWADVLKRAKLVQHHKISREELSVREHMSLILRRLQNARFMEFADLFDTSRGVPVVVVNFIAMLELARESLVEITQPEPFAPIYVRLAYLPA; translated from the coding sequence GTGAGCGCCGCCGACGAGGCCAGCGCCGCCCGGCAGGACGACGCGATCGCCGCGCCCGCGGGCGCCGATTCGACGCCCGACACGGTCGACGGTGTCGCGGCGTTCGCTCGCCTGTACGGCGAGCCGCTCTTCAAGCTGCCGCAGGATCTCTACATCCCGCCCGACGCGCTCGAGATCTTCCTCGAGACGTTCGAAGGCCCGCTCGACCTGCTGCTGTACCTGATCCGCAAGCAGAACTTCAACGTGCTCGACATCCCGATGGCGCAGGTCACCGCGCAATATCTGGGCTATGTCGACCAGATCCGCACGTCGAACCTCGAGCTGGCCGCCGAATACCTGCTGATGGCCGCGATGCTGATCGAGATCAAGTCGCGGATGCTGCTGCCGGTCAAGAAGGCCGACACCGGCGACGAGGCGGAAGATCCGCGTGCCGAACTCGTGCGCCGCCTGCTCGAATACGAGCAGATGAAGCTCGCCGCGCAGCGCCTCGACCGGTTGCCGCAGCTCGGCCGCGACTTCCTGCGCGCCGACGTCTACATCGAGCAAAGCATCACGCCGCGTTTCCCCGACGTGAACTCGGACGACCTGCGCGCCGCGTGGGCCGACGTGCTCAAGCGCGCGAAGCTCGTCCAGCACCACAAGATCTCCCGCGAGGAACTGTCGGTGCGCGAACACATGAGCCTGATCCTGCGCCGGCTGCAGAACGCGCGCTTCATGGAGTTCGCCGACCTGTTCGACACGTCGCGCGGCGTACCGGTCGTCGTCGTGAACTTCATCGCGATGCTCGAACTCGCGCGCGAATCGCTCGTCGAGATCACGCAGCCCGAGCCGTTCGCGCCGATCTACGTGCGCCTCGCATACCTCCCCGCGTAA
- the cbiB gene encoding adenosylcobinamide-phosphate synthase CbiB produces the protein MLMLSLPVVAMLAVAAAIVDRAIGEPAGWHPLVAFGRLAARIEGALNTGRHGRVVGVAAWAAAVVPPVAVAAWLVAVLPWPLAAALHVALLWFALGAKSLADHVAPIAAALLRRDLDAARTLTARIVSRDTSNADEGALSRAAVESALENGNDAIFGALFWFVVAGGPGALLFRLANTLDAMWGYRTPRFLTFGWAAARLDDALNWIPARLTAASYALLGDTAAAWRCWRTQARHWDSPNAGPVMAAGAGSLNVQLGGPAVYHGEIEDRPALGTGATATAVHIVAALSLVTRTLALWLALLVASGALVMATHHV, from the coding sequence ATGCTGATGCTGTCGCTGCCCGTCGTCGCGATGCTCGCGGTCGCGGCCGCGATCGTCGACCGCGCGATCGGCGAGCCTGCCGGCTGGCATCCGCTCGTCGCGTTCGGCCGGCTCGCCGCGCGCATCGAAGGCGCATTGAACACCGGCCGGCACGGCCGCGTAGTCGGCGTCGCCGCGTGGGCCGCAGCCGTCGTCCCGCCGGTGGCCGTCGCCGCATGGCTCGTGGCCGTGCTGCCGTGGCCGCTCGCGGCCGCGCTGCACGTCGCGCTGCTGTGGTTCGCGCTCGGCGCGAAAAGCCTCGCCGACCATGTCGCACCGATCGCCGCGGCGCTGCTGCGGCGCGACCTCGACGCCGCGCGCACGCTGACCGCGCGTATCGTGTCGCGCGACACGAGCAACGCCGACGAAGGCGCGTTGTCGCGCGCGGCCGTCGAATCGGCGCTCGAGAACGGCAACGACGCGATCTTCGGCGCACTCTTCTGGTTCGTCGTCGCGGGCGGCCCCGGCGCGCTGCTGTTCCGCCTCGCGAACACGCTCGACGCGATGTGGGGCTACCGCACGCCGCGCTTCCTGACCTTCGGCTGGGCCGCCGCGCGGCTCGACGACGCGCTGAACTGGATTCCCGCGCGCCTCACGGCCGCGAGCTACGCGCTGCTCGGCGATACGGCCGCCGCATGGCGCTGCTGGCGCACGCAGGCACGCCACTGGGACAGCCCGAACGCGGGCCCCGTGATGGCCGCGGGCGCCGGCAGCCTGAACGTGCAGCTCGGCGGCCCGGCCGTCTATCACGGCGAGATCGAGGATCGTCCGGCGCTCGGCACCGGCGCAACGGCGACCGCCGTCCACATCGTCGCCGCGCTGTCGCTCGTCACACGCACGCTCGCGCTGTGGCTCGCGCTGCTGGTCGCGAGCGGCGCACTCGTCATGGCCACCCATCATGTCTGA
- the panD gene encoding aspartate 1-decarboxylase, with the protein MQRHMLKSKIHRAAVTHCELHYEGSCAIDEDLLEASNIVENERIDIWNINNGERFSTYAIKGERGSGMISLNGSAARRAQLGDLVIIAAFAMVDEAELQAGWKPKLVFIDDGNKIKGHRDHVPTQNWT; encoded by the coding sequence ATGCAGCGCCACATGCTCAAATCGAAGATCCACCGCGCGGCAGTCACGCACTGCGAGCTGCACTACGAAGGCTCGTGCGCGATCGACGAAGACCTGCTCGAAGCGTCGAACATCGTCGAAAACGAACGGATCGACATCTGGAACATCAACAACGGCGAGCGCTTCTCGACGTACGCGATCAAGGGCGAGCGCGGCAGCGGGATGATCTCGCTGAACGGCTCGGCCGCGCGCCGTGCGCAGCTCGGCGACCTCGTGATCATCGCGGCATTCGCAATGGTCGACGAAGCCGAACTGCAGGCCGGCTGGAAGCCGAAGCTCGTGTTCATCGACGACGGCAACAAGATCAAGGGCCACCGCGATCACGTCCCGACGCAGAACTGGACGTAA